A window of the Pseudomonas sp. B21_DOA genome harbors these coding sequences:
- a CDS encoding hydroxymethylpyrimidine/phosphomethylpyrimidine kinase yields the protein MNIYSSRPVVLCLSGHDPSGGAGLQADIEALLAQGCHAAPAVTALTVQDTVNVTDFRVLDREWVLAQANAVLNDSEVAAVKLGMLGSLEMVDTVVELLSAHPHLPVVCDPVLRAGGGGRLGKDEVGYAMRERLLPLSIIATPNLPEARILAELPEGTADECAEKLLPFIKNLLITGGHGDETEIHNRVYSRDGLRETFICQRLPGSYHGSGCTLASALAGRLAQGEHLASAVRSALDYTWRTLRDAEQLGKGQFVPRRLPLDFCS from the coding sequence ATGAATATCTACAGCTCCCGCCCCGTTGTCCTCTGTCTCTCCGGCCACGACCCCAGTGGTGGCGCCGGCTTGCAGGCAGATATCGAAGCCTTGCTCGCGCAGGGTTGCCATGCGGCTCCGGCCGTCACCGCCCTGACCGTGCAAGACACCGTCAACGTCACTGACTTCCGCGTCCTCGACCGTGAGTGGGTATTGGCCCAGGCCAACGCCGTGCTCAACGACTCCGAAGTCGCGGCGGTGAAACTGGGCATGCTCGGCTCGCTGGAGATGGTCGACACGGTCGTCGAACTGCTCTCGGCGCACCCGCATCTGCCGGTGGTCTGCGACCCGGTGCTGCGTGCCGGCGGCGGCGGACGCCTGGGCAAGGACGAGGTCGGCTACGCGATGCGCGAGCGTCTGTTGCCGCTGTCGATCATTGCTACCCCGAATCTTCCCGAGGCGCGAATCCTTGCCGAACTGCCCGAGGGTACGGCCGACGAGTGCGCGGAAAAACTTCTGCCATTCATCAAAAACCTGCTGATCACCGGCGGCCATGGCGACGAAACTGAAATCCACAACCGCGTGTACAGCCGCGACGGCCTGCGCGAAACCTTTATCTGCCAGCGTCTGCCGGGTAGCTATCACGGCTCCGGCTGTACGCTGGCCAGCGCTTTGGCCGGGCGACTCGCTCAGGGCGAACACTTGGCCAGTGCCGTGCGCAGTGCGCTGGATTACACCTGGCGGACGCTGCGCGATGCCGAACAACTGGGCAAAGGCCAGTTCGTGCCGCGTCGCCTGCCGCTGGATTTCTGCTCGTAA
- the thiE gene encoding thiamine phosphate synthase, with protein sequence MKLRGLYAITDSQLLAGKFLSYVEAALEGGVILLQYRDKSSDEARRLREAEALRNLCERYKTQLIINDDAELAARLNVGVHLGQTDGPLSPTRALLGSKAIIGSTCHGQIALAEQAAKEGASYVAFGRFFNSTTKPGAPSCSLGLLDEAKRTLHLPICAIGGITLDNAAPLVEHGVDLLAVIHGLFGAESSAEVTRRARAFNELLKI encoded by the coding sequence ATGAAACTACGTGGCCTGTATGCCATCACCGACAGCCAGTTGCTGGCCGGCAAGTTTCTGTCTTACGTGGAGGCGGCGCTGGAAGGTGGCGTCATCCTGCTGCAATACCGCGACAAGAGCAGCGACGAGGCCCGCCGCCTGCGCGAGGCCGAAGCGCTGCGCAACTTGTGCGAGCGCTACAAGACGCAGTTGATCATCAACGATGACGCCGAACTGGCCGCGCGCCTCAACGTCGGTGTGCATTTGGGCCAGACCGACGGCCCGCTGTCGCCGACCCGCGCCCTGCTCGGTTCGAAAGCGATCATCGGCTCCACCTGTCACGGGCAGATCGCCCTGGCCGAACAGGCCGCCAAAGAAGGTGCGAGTTACGTTGCCTTCGGCCGCTTCTTCAATTCCACCACCAAACCCGGTGCGCCGAGTTGCAGCCTCGGCTTGCTCGACGAAGCCAAACGCACGCTGCACTTGCCGATCTGCGCGATTGGCGGCATCACCCTCGATAACGCCGCGCCGCTGGTCGAGCACGGTGTCGATCTGCTCGCCGTGATCCACGGTTTGTTTGGCGCCGAGAGCAGCGCCGAAGTGACCCGCCGCGCCCGCGCCTTCAACGAACTTCTGAAAATCTGA
- the hemL gene encoding glutamate-1-semialdehyde 2,1-aminomutase — protein MSRSETLFANAQKHIPGGVNSPVRAFKSVGGTPLFFKHAEGAHVTDEDDKRYVDYVGSWGPMILGHSHPDVLDAVRNQLQHGLSYGAPTSMETEMADLVCSLVPSMDMVRMVSSGTEATMSAIRLARGFTGRDSIIKFEGCYHGHSDSLLVKAGSGALTQGVPSSAGVPAAFAKHTLTLPFNDIDAVEAMLAEVGEEVACIIVEPVAGNMNCVPPAPGFLEGLRSLCDKHGVVLIFDEVMTGFRVALGGAQAHYGVTPDLTTFGKIIGGGMPVGCFGGKREIMQRIAPLGPVYQAGTLSGNPLAMAAGLTTLRLISRPGFHAELTDYTARMLDGLQQRADAAGIPFVTTQAGGMFGLYFSGADDIVTFDDVMASDAALFGRFFHLMLEGGVYLAPSAFEAGFTSIAHGEAELQLTLDAAERAFAALK, from the coding sequence ATGTCTCGTTCCGAAACCCTGTTTGCCAATGCTCAGAAACACATCCCCGGCGGCGTAAACTCGCCGGTGCGCGCGTTCAAGAGCGTCGGCGGCACCCCGCTGTTCTTCAAACACGCCGAAGGCGCTCACGTCACCGACGAAGACGACAAGCGTTATGTCGATTATGTGGGTTCGTGGGGGCCGATGATCCTCGGCCACAGCCATCCGGACGTGCTCGACGCGGTGCGCAATCAGCTGCAACACGGCCTGTCCTACGGCGCGCCGACCTCGATGGAAACCGAGATGGCCGATCTGGTCTGCTCGCTGGTGCCGTCGATGGACATGGTGCGTATGGTCAGCTCCGGCACCGAAGCGACCATGAGCGCGATTCGTCTGGCCCGTGGTTTCACCGGCCGCGACAGCATCATCAAGTTCGAAGGCTGCTACCACGGCCACTCCGACAGCCTGCTGGTCAAGGCCGGTTCCGGCGCATTGACCCAGGGCGTACCGAGCTCGGCCGGCGTGCCGGCAGCGTTCGCCAAACACACCCTGACCCTGCCGTTCAACGACATCGACGCAGTTGAAGCGATGCTCGCCGAAGTGGGCGAAGAGGTGGCGTGCATCATCGTCGAGCCGGTCGCCGGCAACATGAACTGCGTGCCGCCAGCGCCGGGCTTCCTCGAAGGCCTGCGCTCGCTGTGCGACAAACATGGTGTGGTGCTGATCTTCGATGAAGTGATGACCGGTTTCCGTGTCGCCCTCGGCGGTGCCCAGGCGCATTACGGCGTGACGCCAGACCTGACCACATTCGGCAAGATCATCGGCGGCGGCATGCCGGTGGGTTGCTTCGGTGGCAAGCGCGAGATCATGCAGCGCATCGCCCCGCTGGGTCCGGTATATCAGGCCGGTACGCTGTCGGGTAATCCACTGGCGATGGCCGCCGGCCTGACGACTCTGCGTCTGATCAGCCGCCCGGGCTTCCACGCCGAACTGACCGACTACACCGCGCGCATGCTCGACGGCCTGCAACAGCGCGCCGATGCCGCCGGCATTCCGTTCGTGACCACTCAGGCCGGCGGCATGTTCGGCCTGTATTTCAGCGGCGCCGACGACATCGTCACCTTCGACGACGTGATGGCCAGCGACGCGGCACTGTTCGGGCGCTTCTTCCACTTGATGCTGGAAGGTGGCGTGTACCTGGCGCCGAGTGCGTTCGAAGCCGGTTTCACCTCGATCGCCCATGGCGAAGCCGAGCTGCAACTGACGCTGGACGCTGCCGAGCGTGCCTTCGCTGCATTAAAATAA
- a CDS encoding sel1 repeat family protein, translating into MNRTGRTLALGCLLLLQPLLAHAQAGGNSLLIPAMGRCTLNTQPQDVTQALAACQKAADEGDAQAQYELGEFYYDGKNAPRDLNQALSYFEKASLQGHAQAQFKLGSMFFRGEGVQANNIQAYIVLKMAAVNGAEEALDTADEVSEKMSREDLETATQVLGQIFRKYLMELQSADGRTPFSPLP; encoded by the coding sequence ATGAACCGCACCGGCCGCACCCTTGCATTGGGCTGCCTGTTGCTCCTTCAGCCCCTGCTCGCGCATGCGCAAGCAGGCGGCAACTCGTTGTTGATCCCGGCGATGGGTCGTTGCACCCTCAATACTCAGCCGCAAGACGTCACGCAGGCATTGGCCGCCTGCCAGAAAGCGGCGGATGAAGGGGACGCGCAAGCGCAATACGAGTTGGGTGAGTTCTACTACGACGGCAAGAACGCGCCGCGCGACCTCAATCAAGCCCTGAGCTATTTCGAAAAGGCCTCGTTGCAAGGCCACGCCCAGGCGCAATTCAAGCTCGGCAGCATGTTCTTCCGCGGTGAAGGTGTGCAGGCCAATAATATCCAGGCCTACATCGTGCTTAAGATGGCAGCGGTCAACGGGGCCGAAGAGGCGCTGGACACGGCCGACGAAGTCTCGGAAAAAATGTCCCGCGAAGATCTCGAAACCGCCACCCAGGTGCTGGGGCAGATTTTCCGCAAATACCTGATGGAACTGCAGAGCGCCGATGGGCGTACGCCGTTCTCACCACTGCCATAA
- a CDS encoding DUF1820 family protein, with protein sequence MTKREAPIYKVIFLNQGQVFEMYAKQIYQSDLWGFLEVEEFVFGERTQMVVDPSEEKLKAQFEGVVRSFVPMHSIVRIDEVERLGTPKISEARGAVGNVMPFPMPMPEK encoded by the coding sequence ATGACCAAACGCGAAGCTCCAATCTACAAGGTGATTTTCCTCAACCAGGGCCAGGTGTTCGAAATGTACGCCAAGCAGATCTATCAGAGTGATCTGTGGGGTTTCCTGGAAGTTGAAGAATTCGTCTTTGGCGAGCGCACGCAAATGGTCGTAGATCCGAGCGAAGAAAAGCTCAAGGCGCAGTTCGAAGGCGTGGTGCGCAGCTTTGTGCCGATGCATTCGATCGTGCGCATCGACGAGGTGGAACGTCTGGGCACACCGAAAATCAGCGAAGCCCGTGGTGCGGTCGGCAATGTCATGCCGTTTCCGATGCCGATGCCTGAAAAGTAA
- the miaB gene encoding tRNA (N6-isopentenyl adenosine(37)-C2)-methylthiotransferase MiaB translates to MAKKLYIETHGCQMNEYDSSRMVDLLGEHQALEVTARAEDADVILLNTCSIRERAQDRVYSQLGRWRELKLANPDMVIAVGGCVASQEGAAIRDRAPYVDVVFGPQTLHRLPEMIDAARSSKLPQVDVSFPEIEKFDHLPEPRIDGPSAYVSVMEGCSKYCTFCVVPYTRGEEVSRPFDDVIAEIIHLAEHGVREVTLLGQNVNGYRGQTHDGRLADLAELIRVVAAVEGIDRIRYTTSHPLEFSDSLIQAHAEVPELVKHLHLPVQSGSDRILAAMKRNHTALEYKSKLRKLRAAVPGICISSDFIVGFPGETEKDFEQTMKLIADVGFDFSYSFVYSQRPGTPAADLADNTPEELKKERLNALQHRLNQQGFEISRQMVGSIQRILVTDYSKKDPGELQGRTENNRIVNFRCDNPTLIGQFADVHIDAAQPHSLRGSLIQ, encoded by the coding sequence ATGGCCAAGAAGCTTTACATCGAAACCCACGGTTGCCAGATGAACGAGTACGACAGCTCGCGCATGGTCGATCTGCTGGGCGAACATCAGGCCCTGGAAGTCACCGCTCGCGCGGAAGACGCCGACGTGATTCTGCTCAACACCTGCTCGATCCGCGAACGCGCGCAAGACCGCGTGTATTCGCAACTCGGCCGCTGGCGCGAACTGAAACTGGCCAATCCGGACATGGTCATCGCTGTCGGCGGTTGCGTGGCGAGCCAGGAAGGCGCGGCGATCCGCGATCGCGCACCGTACGTCGACGTGGTGTTCGGCCCGCAGACCCTGCACCGCCTGCCGGAGATGATCGACGCAGCGCGCAGCAGCAAGCTGCCGCAGGTCGACGTGTCGTTCCCGGAAATCGAAAAATTCGACCATCTGCCCGAGCCGCGTATCGACGGCCCGAGTGCTTACGTGTCGGTGATGGAGGGCTGCAGCAAGTACTGCACGTTCTGCGTGGTGCCGTACACCCGCGGTGAAGAAGTCAGCCGACCGTTCGATGACGTGATCGCGGAAATCATTCACCTCGCCGAACACGGCGTGCGTGAAGTCACCCTGCTGGGGCAGAACGTCAACGGCTATCGCGGCCAGACCCACGACGGTCGTCTGGCCGATCTGGCCGAGCTGATTCGTGTGGTCGCCGCTGTCGAAGGCATCGACCGCATTCGCTATACCACGTCGCACCCGCTGGAGTTCTCCGACAGCCTGATCCAGGCCCACGCCGAAGTGCCGGAACTGGTCAAACACCTGCACTTGCCGGTGCAGTCAGGCTCGGATCGTATTCTCGCGGCGATGAAGCGCAACCACACGGCGCTGGAGTACAAATCCAAGCTGCGCAAATTGCGCGCCGCCGTACCAGGGATCTGCATCAGTTCGGACTTCATCGTCGGCTTCCCCGGCGAAACCGAGAAAGACTTCGAACAGACCATGAAGCTGATCGCCGATGTCGGCTTTGATTTCTCCTATTCGTTCGTCTACAGCCAGCGTCCGGGCACGCCCGCTGCCGATCTGGCCGACAACACCCCGGAGGAATTGAAGAAAGAACGCCTGAACGCGCTGCAACACCGTTTGAATCAGCAGGGTTTCGAAATCAGCCGACAAATGGTCGGCTCGATCCAGCGCATTCTGGTGACCGATTATTCAAAGAAAGACCCGGGCGAACTGCAGGGCCGCACCGAGAATAACCGTATCGTCAACTTCCGCTGCGACAATCCCACCCTGATCGGCCAGTTCGCCGATGTGCACATCGACGCCGCGCAACCGCACTCACTGCGTGGTTCTTTAATTCAATAA
- a CDS encoding PhoH family protein, which produces MNAPIEPHRFLLEPFEARRFANLCGQFDEHLRLIEQRLAIEIRNRGNQFELIGDPKLTTSAENLLRRLYRETKGTELSPDLVHLFIQESAGDDLDNPAPAEPTVALRTKKGMIRPRGLNQQRYVKEILGNDINFGIGPAGTGKTYLAVACAVDALEREQIRRILLVRPAVEAGEKLGFLPGDLSQKIDPYLRPLYDALYEMLGFEYVAKLIEKQVIEVAPLAYMRGRTLNNSFIILDESQNTTVEQMKMFLTRIGFGSTAVITGDITQVDLPRGTKSGLHHVIEVLKDVPGISFTHFQPKDVVRHPLVQRIVEAYERFETRAEAAKEASRDA; this is translated from the coding sequence TTGAACGCACCTATCGAACCACATCGTTTTCTCCTCGAGCCTTTTGAGGCTCGCCGCTTCGCCAATCTGTGCGGGCAATTCGACGAGCATCTGCGCTTGATCGAACAGCGCCTGGCCATCGAGATCCGCAATCGCGGAAACCAGTTCGAGCTGATTGGCGACCCAAAACTCACCACGTCCGCGGAAAACCTGCTGCGCCGCCTGTACCGGGAAACCAAGGGTACCGAGCTGTCGCCCGATCTGGTGCACCTGTTCATCCAGGAATCGGCCGGCGACGATCTCGACAATCCAGCCCCTGCCGAACCGACCGTCGCCCTGCGCACCAAGAAAGGCATGATTCGCCCGCGCGGCTTGAATCAGCAGCGCTACGTGAAGGAAATCCTCGGCAACGACATCAACTTCGGCATCGGCCCGGCCGGTACCGGCAAGACCTATCTGGCGGTAGCTTGTGCGGTTGATGCATTGGAACGTGAGCAGATCCGCCGCATCCTGCTGGTGCGTCCGGCGGTCGAAGCGGGTGAAAAACTCGGCTTTCTGCCCGGCGACCTGTCGCAGAAGATCGACCCGTACCTGCGCCCGCTGTATGACGCGCTGTACGAAATGCTCGGTTTCGAATACGTCGCCAAACTCATCGAGAAACAAGTGATCGAGGTCGCGCCGCTGGCCTACATGCGCGGTCGCACGCTGAACAACAGCTTCATCATTCTCGACGAAAGCCAGAACACCACCGTCGAACAGATGAAGATGTTCCTCACGCGGATCGGCTTCGGCTCTACCGCCGTGATCACCGGCGACATCACTCAGGTCGACCTGCCGCGCGGCACCAAGTCCGGGCTGCACCACGTCATCGAAGTATTGAAAGACGTGCCGGGCATCAGCTTCACCCACTTCCAGCCCAAAGACGTCGTGCGCCACCCGTTGGTGCAGCGGATTGTCGAGGCCTACGAGCGCTTCGAGACCCGTGCCGAAGCCGCGAAGGAAGCCTCGCGCGATGCTTGA